A stretch of the Pseudalkalibacillus hwajinpoensis genome encodes the following:
- a CDS encoding nucleoside phosphorylase: MTNWKSNASKPVMDEGLQYHIRCKEGDVEKYVLLPGDPDRVDMIGGEWTESRKISNYREHRTYSGKVGEVGITACSTGAGGGSTASAFEELAALGGDTFLRVGTTAAIQEHIDPGDVIISSGAVRHDGTSQFYVDDRYPASAHYEVTSALVEAAERLGYTYHVGVSCSTASWYCGQGRTGFQGYEQSFFKDKLQDLNKAGVMNFEMEAATIFTLAGLYGLRAGSVCTVVANRIRDEFSYGGVEKSIRVANLAVQILAEWDQLKKERKKDYWFPSMTENTTVKG; this comes from the coding sequence ATGACAAATTGGAAATCAAACGCATCGAAACCGGTAATGGACGAAGGATTACAATATCACATCCGTTGTAAAGAGGGCGACGTTGAGAAATATGTTTTGCTTCCAGGAGATCCGGATCGAGTAGATATGATTGGTGGAGAGTGGACGGAATCTAGAAAAATCTCAAACTATCGCGAGCATCGTACGTACAGTGGAAAAGTAGGAGAAGTTGGGATCACAGCATGTTCCACAGGTGCTGGTGGCGGTTCGACGGCAAGTGCTTTTGAGGAGTTGGCTGCACTAGGTGGCGATACATTCTTACGAGTGGGAACGACAGCAGCGATTCAAGAACATATCGATCCAGGTGATGTCATCATTTCATCCGGAGCTGTCCGCCATGATGGGACAAGTCAGTTCTACGTTGATGATCGATACCCAGCAAGCGCACATTACGAAGTGACTTCAGCACTTGTAGAAGCAGCAGAGCGCCTTGGTTATACATACCATGTCGGTGTTTCATGCTCGACGGCATCCTGGTATTGCGGACAAGGACGAACAGGCTTCCAGGGATATGAGCAATCGTTCTTTAAAGATAAACTACAAGATTTAAATAAAGCAGGCGTTATGAATTTCGAAATGGAAGCGGCAACAATCTTCACGCTTGCTGGATTATATGGTTTAAGAGCTGGATCTGTGTGTACAGTTGTTGCTAACCGAATCCGTGACGAATTCTCATATGGCGGTGTAGAAAAAAGTATCCGCGTAGCGAATCTAGCAGTTCAGATTCTAGCTGAATGGGATCAACTGAAAAAGGAACGTAAGAAAGACTACTGGTTCCCTTCAATGACTGAAAACACAACTGTAAAAGGATAA
- the larC gene encoding nickel pincer cofactor biosynthesis protein LarC, whose amino-acid sequence MRTLYLDCFSGISGDMTIGALLDLGGDSALLEREIAKLDIESEYKLETYKVVKKGVSATKFDVVLTEHEGGHHHRNYSDIVTMITKADLNENVTAMALSIFEKIGRAEAKIHNMAFEKVHFHEVGAVDSIVDIVGASILIDSLDISRIISSPVPVGNGRIRIAHGLYPVPAPATLELLKGIPIQRTEIKGELTTPTGGGILAALVNEFGPMPSFTIEAIGYGAGTKDFSDHPNVLRAILGRDER is encoded by the coding sequence ATGAGAACATTATATCTTGATTGTTTTTCTGGCATAAGCGGGGATATGACAATTGGTGCGCTACTTGATCTTGGAGGAGATTCAGCTCTCCTTGAGAGAGAAATTGCCAAATTAGACATTGAATCGGAATACAAGCTAGAAACGTATAAAGTAGTAAAAAAAGGCGTGTCTGCTACAAAGTTTGATGTGGTCCTAACGGAGCATGAAGGGGGTCATCACCACCGTAATTATTCTGATATTGTCACGATGATCACCAAAGCGGATTTAAATGAAAACGTGACAGCGATGGCTCTTTCTATTTTCGAAAAGATTGGGAGAGCGGAAGCTAAAATACATAACATGGCGTTTGAAAAGGTTCACTTTCACGAAGTTGGGGCAGTGGACTCTATTGTAGATATTGTAGGGGCTAGTATTTTGATTGATTCATTGGATATATCAAGAATCATCTCATCCCCTGTGCCGGTTGGAAATGGGCGGATTCGCATTGCTCATGGGTTATATCCTGTACCTGCACCTGCAACGTTAGAGTTGCTGAAGGGGATCCCGATTCAACGCACGGAAATTAAAGGTGAATTAACAACGCCAACGGGTGGTGGGATCTTAGCAGCCCTTGTGAACGAATTTGGACCAATGCCTTCTTTTACAATCGAAGCAATCGGTTATGGTGCAGGAACGAAGGATTTCTCGGATCATCCAAATGTGCTTCGAGCAATACTCGGAAGAGATGAGCGGTAA
- a CDS encoding sigma-54-dependent Fis family transcriptional regulator, which yields MIKALVIAPYEGLIEIMREISEEVDDFELHTELGNLYEGVEVARRSETNGFDLIISRGGTASLVKEVVSIPVIDIQVSGYDILRLLTLVKGFSGKAAIVGFPNISQGAATICNLLDLDINTITIMKDVEVEGRLKGLRAEGYEVVIGDVFTVEAAKQLGMNGVLITSGKEAVMESLDEARRVYQLFSKLHEEVSVYQSIIDVDERMIGVMNMEGKVKCANQHFNAEFSNAMIENLPEMKEIIQSVYKTRTKQQNMLTLHNQLWNVSASLNEQYVILYFEKAFSNQTQRQSEEGKQYAVDVQTTVPHVLMTGKSKQIQEVMKQVDQYSQMDEPLWIIGETGNGKDAVAQSIYLKSKRNNEPFITIHCELLKEGQLTELLNEDFFRYHTNGIVYLKRMDRLDTYSQKELYQYINTSTGKMPRWIVSSKDEIAIHERDGTIDHDLFTLLGRLIIYIPPLRERVQDIEDLIPVFISEFHSKYSKQIVGIRQEAMKELIDYEWPRNVDQLKQVIEQLVLHSHSYYLEKEEVSSFMTLLKQRMEVNDVASNQIEVSGTLKEIEKQVITKVLEEEEMNQSKAAKRLGINRSTLWRKLKS from the coding sequence ATGATAAAAGCACTAGTCATTGCTCCTTATGAAGGGTTAATTGAAATCATGAGAGAGATTTCTGAGGAAGTGGATGATTTTGAACTACATACGGAACTAGGTAACTTGTATGAAGGAGTCGAAGTTGCCCGCCGTTCTGAAACTAATGGCTTCGATTTGATCATTAGCCGGGGTGGAACTGCTTCATTAGTTAAGGAAGTCGTTTCCATACCCGTTATTGATATACAAGTGTCTGGTTATGATATTCTTCGTCTTCTAACGCTAGTTAAAGGGTTTTCGGGTAAGGCTGCGATTGTTGGGTTTCCGAACATCTCTCAAGGAGCGGCGACGATCTGTAACTTATTAGATCTCGACATTAATACGATCACTATTATGAAAGATGTAGAAGTAGAAGGTCGCTTGAAGGGATTGAGAGCTGAAGGCTATGAAGTTGTCATCGGTGATGTTTTCACGGTGGAAGCGGCTAAACAGTTAGGTATGAATGGGGTTCTGATCACTTCAGGAAAAGAAGCAGTCATGGAGTCGCTGGATGAAGCAAGGAGAGTGTATCAGCTATTCTCGAAATTGCATGAGGAAGTTTCAGTCTATCAATCCATTATTGACGTAGATGAACGAATGATTGGTGTCATGAATATGGAAGGGAAGGTTAAGTGTGCCAATCAACACTTTAACGCTGAATTCTCCAATGCAATGATTGAAAACCTTCCTGAGATGAAAGAGATCATTCAGAGCGTTTACAAAACTAGGACCAAACAACAGAACATGCTGACTCTTCATAATCAGCTATGGAATGTCTCAGCTTCTCTGAATGAACAATATGTTATTTTATATTTCGAGAAAGCTTTTTCGAATCAAACGCAAAGGCAGTCTGAAGAGGGCAAACAGTATGCGGTTGATGTGCAAACGACCGTTCCGCATGTTCTTATGACGGGTAAAAGTAAGCAAATCCAGGAAGTCATGAAACAAGTTGATCAGTATAGTCAAATGGATGAACCACTATGGATCATTGGGGAGACTGGTAACGGGAAAGACGCCGTCGCGCAATCCATCTATTTGAAAAGCAAGCGAAACAATGAACCGTTTATTACGATTCATTGTGAGTTATTGAAAGAAGGACAGTTAACGGAGTTACTGAATGAGGACTTCTTTAGGTACCATACGAATGGAATCGTTTATTTAAAAAGAATGGATCGGTTAGACACTTACTCACAAAAAGAATTGTATCAGTATATCAATACAAGCACTGGAAAAATGCCAAGGTGGATTGTTTCATCTAAAGATGAAATTGCCATTCATGAACGTGATGGTACGATCGATCACGATTTATTTACCCTCTTAGGCCGTTTGATTATTTATATCCCGCCGCTTAGAGAGCGCGTGCAGGATATTGAGGATCTCATTCCTGTGTTTATCTCAGAATTTCATTCGAAATATAGCAAACAAATTGTTGGTATTCGACAAGAGGCGATGAAAGAACTAATCGATTACGAATGGCCACGTAATGTCGATCAACTGAAACAAGTGATTGAACAGCTTGTTTTACATTCTCATTCCTATTACTTAGAGAAAGAAGAAGTATCATCGTTCATGACGTTGTTAAAACAGCGCATGGAAGTAAATGATGTTGCAAGTAATCAAATCGAAGTAAGCGGTACACTAAAGGAGATTGAGAAACAAGTGATTACTAAAGTTCTAGAAGAGGAAGAAATGAATCAATCGAAGGCAGCCAAACGACTCGGTATCAATCGTTCAACATTATGGCGCAAGCTTAAATCCTAA
- a CDS encoding 2-phosphosulfolactate phosphatase, with amino-acid sequence MEELKFEVAYMPKEVKKDLPQVCVLVDVLRATTAMITMLDKGCSEIILTDDEQKTLEEVENTVDQETLVCAEDAYGNVSEHAQFSPSLISINNMDLKDKRIVLKTTNGTLAGFTLWNSGKDHVLVGSLRNAKAVMDKAVRMADELGMGVVIVCAGRENGEIAALDDAYTAGILLDYGKEAAAALNRVPLFKDSAKISTHLLESYPDTVQAFEDSGSGETMRRIGCKEDIKLCSVENLSDLAPDLQFTANGSIVVKNMKKVVYK; translated from the coding sequence ATGGAAGAACTGAAGTTTGAAGTCGCTTACATGCCGAAGGAAGTGAAGAAAGATCTTCCGCAGGTGTGTGTGCTAGTGGATGTATTAAGAGCTACAACCGCCATGATTACGATGCTTGATAAAGGATGCTCTGAAATCATTTTGACGGATGACGAACAAAAGACGTTAGAGGAAGTAGAAAACACAGTTGACCAGGAAACGCTCGTGTGTGCAGAAGATGCATATGGGAATGTGTCTGAACATGCTCAGTTCAGCCCTTCATTGATTTCGATCAATAATATGGATCTAAAGGACAAGCGAATCGTCCTAAAAACGACGAATGGGACACTTGCCGGATTCACATTGTGGAACTCTGGTAAAGATCATGTCCTCGTCGGATCCTTACGCAATGCAAAGGCGGTCATGGACAAAGCGGTTAGGATGGCGGATGAGCTCGGAATGGGCGTGGTTATCGTCTGCGCCGGCCGTGAAAACGGTGAGATCGCTGCCTTAGATGACGCTTATACAGCCGGAATCTTACTAGATTATGGTAAGGAAGCGGCGGCGGCATTGAACAGAGTGCCTCTTTTTAAGGATTCAGCGAAGATCAGTACCCATCTATTAGAAAGTTACCCAGACACTGTTCAAGCATTCGAAGATTCAGGTAGTGGTGAAACGATGAGAAGGATCGGGTGTAAGGAAGATATTAAGCTTTGTTCAGTAGAAAATCTATCAGACTTAGCGCCTGACCTTCAATTCACAGCAAATGGCAGTATCGTAGTAAAAAATATGAAAAAGGTGGTCTACAAATGA
- a CDS encoding ECF transporter S component: MSKVVQAVSKSRKMKGLTTVDIVLMAILAIVNGVAMTYIAMLNQLLTALGGPILTSVTLGLYSISGVLAAYIIRKPGAAFFTLTLAGVVQIISGNPNGLISMTAAATDGLGVELGFMLFRYKRWDWLSTSVAGLFAVPLWFIIAAFWFGYYKWGMSILLIAFVVRCFSGILLSGWLSKLIGDLLVRTDILKGFNIHKQHKKGVNVSETHHSA; the protein is encoded by the coding sequence ATGAGTAAAGTGGTACAAGCAGTTTCTAAAAGCAGAAAAATGAAAGGGCTTACAACGGTTGATATCGTGCTTATGGCAATTCTCGCGATCGTTAACGGTGTAGCGATGACGTACATTGCGATGTTAAATCAGCTGCTTACTGCACTCGGTGGACCGATCCTGACTTCGGTCACATTAGGGCTTTATAGTATCTCAGGAGTACTTGCTGCTTATATTATCCGCAAGCCTGGAGCGGCTTTCTTCACACTGACGCTAGCTGGAGTTGTGCAAATCATCTCTGGAAATCCGAACGGGTTAATCTCCATGACGGCAGCTGCTACTGATGGGCTAGGGGTCGAATTAGGATTTATGTTGTTCCGTTATAAACGTTGGGATTGGTTGAGTACAAGTGTAGCTGGACTTTTTGCTGTTCCGCTATGGTTCATCATCGCCGCCTTCTGGTTCGGTTATTACAAATGGGGCATGTCTATTCTTCTCATAGCATTCGTTGTTCGTTGCTTTAGTGGCATCCTGTTATCAGGTTGGTTAAGTAAATTAATCGGGGACCTGCTCGTACGTACTGATATTTTGAAAGGATTCAACATTCATAAGCAACATAAGAAAGGGGTGAATGTCAGTGAAACCCATCATTCAGCTTAA
- the larB gene encoding nickel pincer cofactor biosynthesis protein LarB, producing MGAASLEDVLNQVKEGSLDVKEAKTLLSSFEDIGFAKVDHQREDRTGFPEVIYGEGKTVEQMIDIIQSLKKNTNRVLATRITEEKAAKIMNIVADLDYNESARTLFWKHPEEPALLYNGYIAVLCAGTSDLPVAEEAAVTAEAFGASVKRMYDVGVAGIHRLFHHLEEIENATVAITVAGMEGALTSVVGGLISNPIVAVPTSIGYGANFQGLSSLLSMLNACSPGISVMNIDNGFGAGYYATLIHKNHRKTIVE from the coding sequence ATGGGAGCAGCAAGCTTAGAAGATGTTCTAAATCAGGTGAAAGAAGGTAGCCTGGATGTAAAGGAAGCGAAGACGTTGCTATCGTCTTTTGAAGATATCGGGTTTGCGAAAGTCGATCATCAGCGGGAAGACCGAACTGGATTTCCGGAAGTAATCTATGGCGAGGGAAAGACTGTTGAGCAAATGATCGATATTATCCAGTCTTTAAAGAAGAACACGAACCGTGTTCTCGCGACAAGGATTACGGAAGAAAAAGCGGCTAAAATCATGAACATAGTAGCTGATCTTGATTATAATGAGTCAGCTCGGACGCTATTTTGGAAGCATCCTGAAGAACCAGCTCTTCTCTATAATGGCTATATTGCGGTGTTGTGTGCAGGCACGTCGGATTTACCTGTTGCAGAGGAAGCGGCAGTAACAGCAGAAGCGTTCGGAGCTTCAGTTAAGCGAATGTATGATGTTGGAGTAGCGGGGATTCATCGTTTGTTTCATCACCTGGAGGAGATCGAAAATGCTACGGTAGCGATTACGGTAGCCGGGATGGAAGGCGCACTGACGAGTGTTGTCGGAGGTTTGATTAGTAATCCGATTGTAGCAGTGCCAACGAGTATTGGCTATGGCGCAAATTTCCAGGGGCTGTCGTCGTTACTATCCATGCTTAATGCATGCTCACCAGGCATTAGTGTGATGAATATCGACAATGGGTTTGGTGCAGGTTACTATGCAACATTGATTCATAAAAATCATCGCAAAACGATAGTCGAATAG
- a CDS encoding energy-coupling factor transporter transmembrane component T family protein, translating into MSLAFQFYEKKSFMHSLDPVTKLIWMVCISILVFIYETAVPQLMLFVAIITVALLFAKLSIGFVFRGIWIMLLFSIGFFILQVVLVPGETLLFDVGPFHIYSESVDFALAITIRILTIFTTSLIFVATSDPRDIVISLTQKMKVPYRYAYSIFVALRFVPTLEQEAKIIEAAQTIRGVGKQKGLKNKAENLKRFTLPLLMGAIRRVRTTANTMEAKGYGAYHDRTYIRTINYNAKGIVFGSAWCALTVFLLFTKLI; encoded by the coding sequence ATGAGCTTAGCCTTCCAGTTTTATGAGAAGAAATCATTTATGCATTCACTTGACCCAGTTACAAAGCTTATTTGGATGGTGTGTATCTCGATACTCGTCTTCATCTATGAGACGGCCGTTCCGCAGTTGATGCTGTTTGTTGCCATCATTACCGTCGCGCTGCTATTTGCGAAACTGAGTATTGGTTTCGTTTTTCGCGGAATATGGATCATGCTTTTGTTCAGTATCGGTTTCTTTATCTTACAAGTTGTACTTGTACCTGGAGAAACCTTGTTGTTCGATGTTGGACCGTTCCATATCTATTCTGAATCGGTCGATTTCGCACTAGCAATCACGATAAGGATCCTGACGATCTTTACAACATCGCTCATCTTCGTTGCAACGAGTGATCCTCGGGATATTGTTATCTCATTAACACAAAAAATGAAGGTTCCTTATCGCTATGCTTATTCTATCTTCGTCGCTCTAAGGTTTGTTCCAACGCTTGAACAAGAAGCAAAAATCATTGAAGCGGCACAAACGATTAGAGGTGTAGGAAAGCAGAAAGGATTGAAGAACAAAGCTGAGAACCTGAAGCGATTCACGCTACCTCTACTAATGGGAGCGATTCGCCGGGTGAGAACGACCGCGAACACGATGGAAGCGAAAGGATACGGTGCTTACCACGACCGTACCTACATTAGGACCATCAATTACAATGCAAAAGGAATTGTATTCGGATCTGCATGGTGCGCTCTTACCGTTTTCTTATTATTCACTAAACTAATTTGA
- the larC gene encoding nickel insertion protein, whose translation MSQRFPHGEEHIDQEMIKVEVNLDDMPGEWLGYVMEKLFDCGANDVFYSSIYMKKNRPGVLLQLLCDQTKLDDIKAVLFSETTTLGIRYFPISVHRLARTFYQVETVWGNVTIKQGIHEGKVVENAPEYEDCRVIAEQNSIPIKEVYKHVWEKIPENK comes from the coding sequence ATGTCACAGCGATTTCCCCATGGTGAAGAACATATTGATCAGGAGATGATCAAGGTGGAGGTCAACCTTGATGATATGCCTGGCGAGTGGCTAGGGTATGTAATGGAAAAACTATTCGATTGTGGTGCGAATGATGTGTTTTATTCGTCCATTTACATGAAGAAAAACCGCCCAGGCGTGTTGCTTCAGCTCTTATGCGATCAAACGAAATTAGATGATATTAAGGCTGTTTTGTTCTCTGAGACGACAACGCTTGGTATTCGCTATTTCCCGATATCTGTTCACCGCTTAGCAAGAACGTTCTATCAAGTGGAAACCGTCTGGGGGAATGTCACGATTAAACAGGGAATTCATGAAGGGAAAGTCGTTGAGAACGCCCCGGAGTATGAAGACTGTCGAGTTATCGCAGAGCAAAATAGTATTCCAATAAAAGAAGTTTATAAACATGTGTGGGAAAAAATACCAGAAAACAAGTAG
- the larE gene encoding ATP-dependent sacrificial sulfur transferase LarE, translating to MLSDKYQKLQEIVQEMQSIVVAFSGGVDSTLLLKVAVDVLGKENVLAVTADSETYPSSELEEAKQLASLIGAHHQVIKTSELAIPGYTENDENRCYFCKNGLFEEVVPIMREKGFQNVVYGLIADDMSEHRPGVRAAIEHDVRGPLQEAELYKDEIRTLSKELNLPTWEKPSFACLSSRIAYGEEITQEKLTKVDKSEAYLKSLRIRQVRVRTHGDMARIEVEPQDMPLVMTNHRSISKKLQSFGYQYVTIDLDGYKSGSMNKVLAGTD from the coding sequence ATGTTAAGCGACAAATATCAAAAGTTGCAAGAAATAGTGCAAGAGATGCAAAGTATTGTGGTCGCGTTTTCTGGAGGCGTAGACAGTACTTTATTATTAAAAGTTGCGGTTGATGTTCTTGGGAAAGAAAATGTTCTTGCGGTCACGGCTGATTCGGAAACGTACCCGAGCAGTGAATTAGAAGAAGCGAAGCAGCTCGCTTCATTAATTGGTGCGCATCATCAAGTGATTAAGACGTCTGAGCTTGCGATTCCTGGGTATACAGAGAATGATGAAAACCGCTGTTACTTTTGCAAAAATGGCTTGTTTGAAGAGGTTGTTCCGATTATGCGGGAGAAAGGATTTCAAAATGTTGTATATGGCTTAATTGCAGATGACATGAGCGAGCACAGACCGGGAGTCCGGGCTGCAATAGAGCATGATGTACGCGGACCGCTTCAAGAAGCAGAACTTTATAAAGATGAAATTCGCACGCTCTCGAAGGAGTTAAACCTTCCTACATGGGAAAAGCCTTCGTTTGCTTGTTTATCTTCGCGAATTGCGTATGGAGAGGAAATTACACAGGAGAAGTTAACGAAAGTCGATAAGTCTGAGGCTTACTTAAAGAGCCTCCGAATTCGACAGGTTCGTGTGCGAACACACGGTGATATGGCTCGGATCGAAGTCGAACCACAGGATATGCCGCTTGTAATGACGAACCATAGAAGCATTTCGAAGAAGCTGCAGTCCTTTGGGTATCAATACGTTACGATTGATTTGGATGGCTACAAGAGCGGAAGCATGAACAAAGTCTTAGCAGGAACCGATTAA
- a CDS encoding ABC transporter ATP-binding protein, protein MKPIIQLKNVTYIYEDETEPVLKDCSLEINEGEFVLIVGPSGCGKSTLCQTFNGIIPNVMEGEIGGDIIVDDKNVLELDLKDLSTSMGLVFQDPDAQLCNIYVEDEVAFAPENLKVDPVEIRGRIQNCLEKVGMTGFEHRKVFELSGGQKQKVGIASVLAMEPQILVLDNATANLDPQATKDIFDLLQVLHKEFGHTIIVVENKIDDIMHLVDRVIVMEDGTIIQSGTPQDVLESSIDTLTEMGVWVPEISELAIQLKERGMSFERFPISVQDAVLELKGKWRSESPAKVSSGAIPEVRPEALSVKGLNYHYPNGTQALNDVSFSIKKGDFVTILGTNGSGKTTLVKHLMGIIRPPKGKVFLKEEDTFKRDLLSMTDDIGYVFQNPEHQFVSDNVFEEAIYSLKVKHGIESDDPLPEEIKEQGVQALMEINLYDQKDKHPFMLSGGEKRRLSVISSLILGQDIVILDEPTTGQDYASATKLLELCKNLQKQGKTVIMITHDIRLVCKWADSALVMHQGELIYDGDVKKLFMNEEVLKKASLIEPPISQLAKQLVPSMVDEAVITIDEFLQTEERVKQVL, encoded by the coding sequence GTGAAACCCATCATTCAGCTTAAAAATGTCACTTACATTTATGAAGATGAAACGGAACCCGTCTTAAAAGACTGTTCTCTTGAGATCAATGAAGGTGAGTTCGTTCTTATCGTAGGGCCGAGTGGGTGTGGGAAAAGCACGCTATGTCAGACATTCAATGGGATTATCCCGAACGTAATGGAAGGGGAAATTGGTGGAGACATTATCGTTGATGATAAGAATGTTCTGGAATTAGATTTAAAAGATTTATCAACAAGTATGGGCCTTGTCTTCCAAGACCCTGATGCTCAGCTTTGTAATATTTATGTAGAAGATGAAGTTGCTTTCGCACCGGAGAACTTAAAGGTTGATCCAGTAGAGATTCGGGGGCGCATTCAGAATTGTCTCGAAAAAGTTGGGATGACGGGTTTTGAGCATAGGAAAGTATTCGAGCTCTCAGGTGGTCAAAAGCAAAAGGTCGGAATTGCATCGGTACTAGCGATGGAGCCTCAGATCCTTGTACTGGATAATGCGACAGCCAACCTTGATCCACAGGCGACGAAGGACATATTCGACCTGCTGCAAGTTCTTCATAAGGAGTTCGGTCACACGATCATCGTTGTCGAGAATAAAATCGATGACATCATGCATCTAGTTGATCGAGTGATTGTGATGGAAGATGGGACGATCATTCAATCAGGAACACCACAAGACGTATTGGAAAGCTCAATCGATACTTTGACAGAGATGGGAGTATGGGTACCGGAAATTTCTGAGCTAGCAATTCAGCTTAAGGAAAGAGGCATGAGCTTCGAGCGCTTTCCAATTTCGGTTCAGGATGCTGTTCTCGAGCTGAAGGGTAAGTGGAGGTCAGAAAGTCCGGCCAAAGTGAGTTCGGGAGCGATTCCGGAAGTTCGTCCAGAAGCGCTAAGTGTGAAAGGGCTAAACTATCACTATCCGAACGGTACGCAAGCATTGAATGATGTTAGCTTTTCTATCAAAAAAGGAGACTTCGTTACGATTCTTGGTACGAATGGGTCTGGAAAAACAACGCTGGTCAAGCATTTGATGGGCATCATCCGCCCACCAAAAGGCAAGGTGTTTCTGAAAGAAGAAGATACTTTCAAGCGGGATCTGCTTTCGATGACAGATGATATTGGATATGTGTTTCAAAATCCAGAACATCAATTTGTGTCCGACAACGTTTTTGAGGAAGCGATTTATAGCTTGAAGGTGAAGCACGGCATCGAAAGCGATGATCCACTTCCAGAAGAAATCAAAGAGCAGGGCGTGCAAGCATTGATGGAAATCAACCTCTACGACCAAAAAGATAAGCACCCATTCATGCTGAGTGGAGGTGAAAAACGTCGTTTGAGTGTCATTTCTTCTCTAATTCTTGGTCAGGATATCGTCATTCTAGATGAACCTACTACAGGTCAAGATTATGCGAGTGCAACGAAATTATTAGAGTTATGTAAGAACCTTCAGAAGCAAGGGAAGACGGTGATCATGATTACACATGATATCCGCTTAGTTTGTAAATGGGCTGATTCAGCTCTCGTGATGCACCAGGGAGAACTAATCTATGATGGTGACGTCAAGAAGCTGTTCATGAACGAAGAGGTGTTGAAGAAAGCATCCTTGATCGAACCGCCGATCTCGCAGCTAGCGAAGCAACTGGTTCCATCAATGGTAGATGAAGCAGTGATCACCATCGACGAATTCCTACAAACAGAAGAGAGGGTGAAACAAGTCCTATGA
- a CDS encoding GntR family transcriptional regulator, whose protein sequence is MKLATRSLYLQARDMIYELINDNLEPMDKIPSEQKLSKELGVSRNTIREAIRTLEQEGFLFSRQGVGTFVIGSKNSLKTNISTLESSTNIIKAHGYNPGTVNVHSSVQAVSSEMKKTLSLEEDEDEIFYIERVRTANDDPVVYVEDYVPYRLGMEHEYQEIYYESLLDFLENFDLSVSFSVCSIKAVISDEKVANKLKLTEQCALLLLKQTHYSNTGKPVLYSDSYYLSDNFEFNAIRKRG, encoded by the coding sequence ATGAAATTGGCAACCAGATCCTTGTATCTACAGGCCAGAGATATGATTTATGAATTGATCAACGACAACTTAGAACCGATGGACAAAATTCCATCTGAACAGAAGCTATCCAAAGAGCTAGGAGTAAGTAGAAATACGATTCGTGAGGCGATTCGCACGTTAGAACAAGAGGGATTTCTATTTAGTAGGCAAGGAGTTGGAACTTTCGTCATCGGTTCGAAAAACAGCTTAAAAACAAACATTTCAACATTGGAGAGCTCGACAAACATCATTAAAGCTCACGGGTACAACCCAGGAACTGTGAATGTACACTCTTCTGTACAAGCCGTTTCATCAGAAATGAAAAAGACCCTTTCATTAGAAGAGGATGAAGATGAAATTTTCTATATCGAACGGGTTCGGACGGCAAATGATGATCCTGTCGTTTATGTAGAAGATTACGTTCCTTATCGCTTAGGAATGGAGCATGAATATCAAGAAATTTATTACGAGTCTCTACTCGATTTCCTCGAGAATTTCGACCTTAGTGTCTCATTCTCTGTCTGTTCAATCAAAGCGGTCATCAGTGATGAAAAAGTGGCCAACAAGCTTAAACTTACCGAACAATGCGCTCTTCTATTATTGAAACAGACGCACTACTCCAATACTGGAAAACCTGTCTTATATTCAGACAGTTACTATTTAAGTGATAATTTTGAGTTCAATGCCATTCGAAAAAGAGGTTAA